The Malus domestica chromosome 10, GDT2T_hap1 genome contains a region encoding:
- the LOC103446005 gene encoding thioredoxin O2, mitochondrial-like: MARNSGVAMARQLLGNRSKFCAALLHRHNLPSSSFQTLASSIPISPPPPPTATPSTSKPFSNPLHHSPNPRFLQLRPLSSPSGSSNIVVIKSEDEYSSAISKAKDGAEPALFYFTAVWCGPCRFISPVIGELSEQYPHVTTYKIDIDEEGLTNTLGKLNISSVPTFQFFQDGKKVAEVVGADVARLRDTFAKLYKQE, translated from the exons ATGGCAAGGAATTCAGGTGTAGCCATGGCACGGCAATTGCTCGGCAATCGCAGCAAGTTCTGCGCCGCGCTTCTTCATCGTCACAACCTTCCTTCCAGTTCTTTCCAAACCCTGGCTTCATCAATCCCCATCTCACCACCTCCCCCGCCCACAGCAACCCCTTCCACCTCCAAACCCTTCTCCAATCCCCTCCACCACTCCCCAAACCCTCGCTTTCTGCAGCTCCGACCTCTCTCCTCGCCCTCAG GTTCCTCAAACATTGTTGTCATTAAGTCAGAGGATGAATACAGCAGCGCAATCAGCAAAGCTAAGG ACGGAGCCGAGCCAGCACTTTTCTACTTCACTGCAGTCTGGTGCGGGCCTT GCAGGTTCATATCTCCAGTCATTGGAGAGTTGAGCGAGCAATACCCACATGTAACAACATATAAGATTGACATCGACGAG GAAGGACTTACAAACACTTTGGGCAAGTTGAATATTTCCTCTGTG CCTACATTCCAGTTCTTTCAAGATGGAAAGAAGGTGGCTGAAGTTGTTGGTGCTGATGTTGCTCGCTTGAGAGACACTTTTGCAAAACTCTACAA GCAGGAATGA